The Immundisolibacter sp. region GTCTGCACTACACGGCGCTCAACTTGCAACCCTGGCAGCCGGCACCGGATCAGTATTCCTACCACCCGCACCCGCTGGGCGAGCTGTGGCTGGACCTCGAACGCAGCGCGGATGCCGCGGGATACCAAATATTCAGCGCGCAGGCACCCAGCCGTGCATTTGCCGATGGGGCCGCGCGTCTGGCAAGTGCTCCGCGCCATGTCGCACCCGCCGATTTGGCCGACTTCGCCCGCCTCACTGACAGCACCGACGTGGCAACCCTGGGCCCGCTTGACCTCAATGCCGTTGCCGGTATGTCCGGGCGTCCGCTGCGGCCGGAAATGCTGGGCACTGCCACGGCTGACCTGATCGGCTTTGCCAGACTTGATCAATGCCCGCCAGATGATCTGCCCTGGCTGATTGAGACCCTGTTCGCCGCCGCACACAAAGCGGTGTATCTGATGGTGGACCGGGCAGCCGCACAGGAACCGGCGAACGACGACGCCTATTGGCGATGGCTGCTGCAGCGAGTCGCCCGCCGTCATCCCGGCCGCTGTTGGCGGATTGACCTTCTGGATGCCGCGGGCCACTGCCAGCGCAGCCTTGTGGCCGACTTTGCCGCGCGTAGCGGCCGCCCAAACGTGTGGCTGCTATACGGCAAGCACGCTGGCGACAACGCCCAGCTTGACGTGCTCGCCGCCGAGCTCGCCTGGCCCACGCAAGTGCGGCGTTTGCACTTTTCGATACTGTCGCGCTTGCCTGGCTGGCTCAAAGGGGCCAGCCGTTGCGGCCTGCAAGGCAGCAATCCAGCGCTGGCGCCACCGTGGCCGGGCCTCGTGCTCGCCGCCGGACGGCGCAGCGGCAACGTCGCCCGCTGGATCGTGCGTCAAAGCGGTGGTTCCACCCGCAGTGTACTGATCGGGCGGCCCAGGGCGCCGCTAGCGGCGTTTGATCTGGTGCTGACCACGCCGCAATACGGCCTGCCGGCGCGCAGCAATGTGCTGCACCTACCGGTTCCGCTAGGTCGACTGGCAGCACCGGACGCCACCCTGCTGGACCAGTGGCGCGAACGCTGGTCGGCTCTGCCACGGCCATGGATCGGCCTGCTGGTCGGCGGCGACCGGGCGCCGTACCGGCTCGACCCGGCCACCGCCAGACGCCTCGGCGAGGCGGCGAGCACGCTGACCACGACCACCGGCGGCAGCCTGTTAGTCACCACCGGACCTCGCACTCGCCCGGCGGCTGCAGACGCGTTATTCGCGGCCCTACCGGCGTCGGCCTTCCGACACCGCTACGCGGCTGAACAAGCGGACAATCCTTACCCCGCTGTGCTTGCACTGGCCGATCAGTTCCTGGTCACCAGCGACAGCGCCTCAATGCTGGGCGAGGCCGCTGCAACCGGCAAACCGCTGGCCGTATTTCCGCTCCCCGCTCAGCGCAGGCCCGTCCAAGGCTTGTTTCGCTGGCTGGAAAGCCGCCTCGGCCTGATCGAACGCGCTGTCGGCAGTCGCGGAACAGCGCGCCAGCAAAACGCCCTGGGTCGCGCCTACGACCGCCTGCTTGCAGCCGGCATCGTCAGTCGCGAACGCGATCTGGCGGCGCTGCGACAGGCACTGGGCGTGGTTACCCTTCCTGAGGAACCGGCACCACCACTGCTCAGCCCGGCCCTGCTCGGCCGCGCCCAGCGTGAAGGCGTGGAGCGGGTGCGTGAATTGCTTGCCGCCGGACACACCAAACCCTGATCCATGCCCGACCTTCGTTACCTAGACCAGAAATGCCTGGATGCGCTCGACGCCGCGTATTTTCAGGCTCGCCGGCCGTTTCCGTGGATCAATCCGGACGCGCTGCTGACCGCAGAAGCGTTTCAGATCCTGCATGAAACGCTGCCGGATGTGAGCCTGTTCGAGCAGAAATTCGGCGCCGAGCGTAAACACGGCCAGCAAAGTCACGACCGCTATGCCCTGGATTACAGGCCCGATCTTCCGCTGGACACCGTTTGGCACGATTTTGTGGCCGAGCTGAACAGTACGGCCTACCAGGTCTTCCTCAGGCGTATGCTCGGCGTACGCAGCGTCAGCCTGTCCTACCACTGGCACTACACGCCAAACGGCTGCTCGGTGTCGCCGCACTGCGACGCCAAACGCAAGCTCGGTTCACAAATTTTCTATTTCAATACTGAACAGGACTGGGATTCGTCGTGGGGTGGGGAGACGCTGCTATTGGGGGCCGGCCATGCGCTAAAGCCGGACTCGGCCCCAGGGCTGGAGGACTTCACGCGGATCACCGCCAGCGAGGTTATCGGCAACCGCAGCCTGCTGTTCGCCCGGACCGACCACTCATGGCACGCGGTGCGGGAAATCCACTGCCCGCCGCAGGCCCTGCGCAAGGTGTTCATCGTGGTTATCGAGACCGGTGGCGTCGCCGCCTGGTGGCGACGTAAACGCGGGCCGAGCCGCTATTGAATACCGCCGCCAAGGTGCCGCGCCTGGCCTTGCTGATCTCGGGCCTGGGCCTGGGCGGCGTACAGCGCACCATGCTCACTCTGGCCGGTGGCCTGGCCGACCGCGGCCTGGCCGTCGATCTGCTGGTTCCGGATGATCGTGGTCCGTTTCGACGTCTCATACCGGCCAATGTGCGTCTGGTGAACCTGTCCCGGTGGTGGCTTCGCGTGCCCGTGATCCGCGCCCGCAAACGGCGCAAGGCGCTGCTGATGGCGCCGGCCATCGCCGATTACCTGCGCCGGGAACGCCCGGACGCACTGCTGAGCGCCTCCCATTACGTGAATTTGGCCGCCCTGTGGGGCCGCGAGCTCGCCGGCACCGGCACCCGCCTGGTCATCAGCCAGCGCACGCAGCTGTCAGTGGCCATCACCAACAGCAAACTGCCGCTGCTGCGACGCCGGCCCCTGCTGGCCTGGATGACGCGCCGTTACTACCCGCGCGCCGATGCCATCGTGGCGGTATCCGATGGTGTTGCCGATGATCTGGCCGAGGTCGCCCACCTCCCGCGCCCACGCGTCGTCACCGTCTACAACCCGACCGATCTGGCCTACATCGCCACCCGCGCCGCGGAACCAGCGCCGCACCTGTGGCTGGAAGACGGCGGCGCACCGGTCATCGTCGCCGTCGGTCGCCTGGCGGCACAAAAGGACTTCACCACTCTGCTGCGGGCCTTTGCGCAGATGAAGGCCACCCGCCCTGCGCGGTTGCTGATCCTGGGTGAGGGCCGCCTGCGGCCGCAGCTGGAGGCGCTGGCCCGGGAGCTCGCTATCAGTGACGTCGTGGCGTTGCCCGGCTACGCCGAAAACCCGTTCGCGGCCCTGGCGCGGGCCCAGCTGTTCGTCCTTTCGTCCCGCTACGAGGGCCTACCGGGGGCGCTGATCCAGGCGCTGGCCTGCGGCTGCGCGGTGGTCAGCACCGACTGTCCTTCGGGACCACTGGAGATACTGGATCATGGGCGTTATGGCCGGCTGGTGCCGGTGGGGGATGCCGACGCACTCGCCGCCGCCATGCACGCGACCCTTGACGAAACGCCGGATCCGGACCGCCAGCACGCCCGCGCGGCGTATTTCTCCGTGGACCGGGCCGTGGATGCCTATCTGGACCTGATGCTCGATGAGCGCGCTGCCGCTTTCAAGCGCACGGCGGCCTGAGGGACTCGTGGCGCGGGTCGCCATCTTCGTGTCGTCCTGGCCGCACGGTGCGATTCAGCGGCTGATGCTGAATCTGGCCGAGGAATTCGCCGCCGCCGGGCACCGGATCGACCTGCTGGCGCCGCGCGGCAGCGCTCCGGCCGAGGGCCTGCCGGCCAACATGCACCTGGTCACGCTCGCGCCACGGCTGTCGGCTCTGCCTGGCGTTGGCCGGCACAAGCGCTGGTTCGTGCCAGTCGCCCTGCCGGCGCTGGTGCGCTACCTGCGCCGCGCTCGACCGGCTGCGCTGCTGAGCGGTGGCGAGTGGCCGAACGTGGTCGCGCTGGCCGCCCGGCGCCTGGCGGGTAGCCCGACGCGCGTGGTGGTGTCCGAGCACGTCCACGTGGGCGCATCCACGGCCGGCGCCGCGCAGCGCAAGCCCCGCCGCCTGCTGCCTAGGCTGATGGCGCGGCTTTACCCGGGCGCCGACGCCATCGTCGCGGTATCCGAAGGCGTGCGCCAGGATCTGCTGGAGCGCTTTCCCCTGCCACCGTCGCAGGTCCACACCGTCTACAACCCGGTCATCACGTCGGCGCTGCTCGCCGCGCGCGACGCGCCGCTGGACGACCCGTGGTTCGTGCCGGGCGCGCCGCCGGTGCTGCTCAATGTGGCGCAACTGCGCGTCCAGAAAGACCAGGCGACCCTGCTGCGGGCATTCGCCATGGTAAAAAAAAGACGCCCAGCGCGCTTGCTGATCCTGGGCGAAGGCAACCAGCGTCCGGCACTCGAAGCTCTGACTCAAGAACTGGACATCGCGGCCGATGTACGCCTGGCGGGCTTCGTGTCCAATCCCCTGGCGTATATGCGCCGGGCGCGGCTGTTCGTTCTGTCATCACGCTACGAGGGCTTCGGCAACGTGCTGGCCGAGGCGCTGGTCTGCGGCTGCCCCATCGTCAGCACTGACTGTCCCTCCGGTCCCTCCGAAATCCTGGAGCACGGAAACTACGGGCGGCTCACGCCGGTAGGCGATGCAAATGCACTGGCCGCTGCCATTCTGGCCGCCATGGAAGAACCCGTCGAACTGGCCGGACTGGAGCAACGTGGCCTGGAATTCAGCGCTGCCGCTGCAGCGAGACACTATCTCCATTTACTGATAGATAATCCAGCATCATGAGCATCCCCCGCGTCAGCGTAATCATGCCGGTCTATAACCGCGCCGCGATGGTCGTGGCTGCGGCGCGCAGCGTGCTGAGACAAACCTTCACCGATTTCGAGCTGATCGTGGTCGACGACGCCTCCAGCGACGGCAGCGGCGCAGCGGTCGCCGAACTCGGCGACCCTCGTGCGATCGTGCTTCACACGCCAGTTAACGTCGGCGCCGGAGGGGCACGCAACCTCGGCCTTGCCAGCGCACGCGGCGAATACATAGCGTTTCTCGACAGTGATGACCTGTCCCTGCCGCATCGCCTCGCGCGGCAGGTGGCGTTCCTTGATGTCTCCCCAAGAATCGGTCTGGTGGGATCCTGGTCCGCGGTTATCGATAGCGCGGGCAAGCACACCGGCCGACTGCGCCGCTACCCCTGTATGCACGCCGACATCGAGGCCCGGCAGCTGTTCCGCTGTTGTATTCCCCAGTCCTCGGTCCTCGTGCGCCGCGAGTTACTGGGCAACGACCCCTACGATGTTGCACACCGTTACGGCGAGGACTGGGCGCTTTTTCTGAACCTTGCCCAACGCACACGTCTGGCCAATCTGCCAGAGGCGCTGATCCTGTCCCGCCGCCACTCCGGCCAACTAAGTGCCGATTGCCAGAAGAGGGAAGCGCTGGCCGGGATCGTGGCCGGTCCTGTGCGGGCGTTAGGACTGAACACGGACCAGAACTCGCGCTTACGACATCTCGAACTTGCGCGTAGAACCCAGGTCGACGGCGCATTCCTGGCCTGGGCACACGACTGGCTGCGGAAAATCCTGGCGGCCAATGCGCGTTTTGGCCGCTACGATAAAGCGGCCCTGTTGAGAGCCACCGGACAAGTGTGGCTCAGGCTCCTTACACGGACGCGGCCAGTACATACAGCGGCAAGTGCACTGGCGTGGCCAAATACCAGAATCAGTATTCTCTCGTTATGGAACGCGGAGTCGGGAAATCGGCCGTGACCATGGCATCGCCATCCGCGACGGTCGCACTGCTGCTGCAATCGCTTACGGGTGGCGGAGTTGAGCGGTCAACACTGCGCCTGGCGCGTGAATTAACCCGCCGAGGCCTGGTGGTTGACCTTCTGGTCTGCCGGCCGCGGGGTGAGCTGGCCAATTCAGTGCCACAGGGTGTGCGGATAATCCCACTCGCGGAGGTCGGTACGGTCGCGGGTCGGCTTGCCGCACTGCGGGCCGCCGGCCGTGACTGGCCGCTGCTGTTGCGGCCGGTGCTTCTGGCATTACATGCCTCACGGGCGCTGCGCCATCTGCCGGCGTTGGCCCGATACCTGGAGCTCGAACGCCCGGCCGCGCTGCTGTCGGCCAAAACCTCAATCAACCTCATGGCGCTGTGGGCGCGGCGCTTGGCGAGGGTACCGACCCGGCTTGTCCTCAGCGAGCGGGTGCAACTGTCCTCAGTCACCACGCCCGACCGGCCAGCCAAACGCAGCAGACTACCCCAATTGGCTGCACGTTTTTACGGCGAGGCAGACGCTATCGTGGCAGTATCGACCGGGGTGGCGGATGACCTGGCCCGTGTCACCGGCCTTGATCGGGGGCGGATATCCGTCATCTACAACCCGGTCGTGGGTGATGATTTCGTCACCCGAAGTACCGAACCCGCACCACACGCCTGGCTCACAGACGACGGCCCGCCCGTGGTACTGACGGTCGGCCGCCTGCACGATCAAAAAGACTACCCAACGTTGCTGCGGGCCTTCGCTACGCTTCGGGCCCGCCGCCCTGCACGCCTGCTGATCCTGGGCGAGGGACCCCGGCGCGGCGAACTAGAACGGCTGGCCTCCCGACTTGGCATCGATGCGGAGCTGTCGATGCCCGGCTTTTGCGCCAATCCGCTGCCTGCGATGGCTCGGGCAGCGGTGTTTGCCCTGACATCCCGGGCTGAGGGTTTCGGTAACGTGCTGGTAGAGGCTCTGGCAACCGGTTGCCCGGTCGTGAGTACCGATTGCCCCTCAGGTCCAAGGGAGATCCTCGGTGGCGGCCGGTATGGCCGGCTGGTTCCGGTAGGCAACGTTGAAGCAATGGCAGAGGCGCTTCGGATCACCCTGAATGAACCACCCGACCGCAACCGATTACGCGCCCGCGGCGCCGAGTTCAGCGTGGCGCGTGCGGCCGACTCTTATCTTGCGGTGCTGCTTCCCGAACGCAGCGCTGACTATTGCTGAGCGTACTCGATCCACTCTCTCACCCCACGTGGCTGGCGCTCGACACACTCAGGCCGCGTTCGCAAGCAAGGCGTCAAAATACGCAATCGTGTAACTCAATCCTTTGCGCAGCGCGGTCTGGGGTTCCCAGCGCAGGTGCTCACGGGCACGTGTGATGTCAGGCTGGCGCTGACGCGGATCGTCGGCCGGTAGCGGGCGCGACTGAATGACCGAGCGTGAGCCAGTGAGTTCGAGCACCAGTTCGGCCAGTTCCCGGACGGTGCACTCCACCGGATTGCCCAGGTTTATCGGACCGGGGAAATCGGCCGGGGAATCCATAAGCCGAACCAGGCCGTCGACGAGATCGTCCACATAGCAGAACGAACGCGTCTGCTGCCCATCACCAAACACGCTCAGCGCCTCACCCTTGAGGGCCGCCACGATGAAGTTGGACACCACGCGGCCATCGCTCGGGTGCATACGCGGGCCATAAGTATTGAAGATGCGCGCCACTTTGACCTCCAGTCCGTGCTGCCGGTGGTAGTCAAAAAAAAGCGTCTCGGCGCAGCGCTTGCCCTCGTCATAGCAGGCGCGAATGCCAACCGGATTCACCCGTCCCCAGTAGGACTCGTCCTGCGGATGCACCTGCGGGTCGCCATACACCTCGCTGGTCGATGCCTGCAGGATGCGCGCTCCGGTGCGCTTGGCCAGTCCCAGCATGTTGATCGCGCCATGCACGCTGGTCTTGGTCGTCTGTACCGGATCATGCTGATAGTGGATCGGCGAGGCCGGACAGGCCAGGTTATAGATCCGACTCACCTCCACATACAGGGGAAAGGTCACGTCATGGCGCATCAACTCAAAGCTGGGGTTATGCAGGAGATGGCGAATGTTGTCCTTGCTGCCGGTGTAGAAGTTGTCCACGCACAGCACATCGCTGCCGTGCGCCAGCAGTCGGTCGCACAGATGGGATCCCAGAAAGCCCGCGCCCCCGGTGACCAGAACTGTTTCCCGCATAAGCGTGCCCTCAACGTTGTGGTGTGGCCTGTCGGCGCTGCACCAAGGCATGCAGCCACGAACAGACCTTCACCACCCGACCCGCAGCCAGTTGCGGCGAGAACCTTGGCGCTTGAGCAGCTCCCCCGCAGCGCGAAGCATTCCGCCGGCTGGACCTTTCGCCGCCCATCTCGCGACTGCTGTCGGGCCAATACGCCGCCGGGCACGCAGGCATAACGCCAGCCATACGCTGGCCGCGGTTTGCTGCAGGGCATCCTGCGGATACACCGAAGCATCCCGGTTCGCAGCCAGTAACCGGCTCAGCCAGCGCGAGGCCCACTCAAGATAGTCGGCATCCGCGTACAGGCGTTCCCCGTCGTACACCTTGGCGGCGAGCGCGATGTGCTTGCGCAAGTCCTCGTCGCTCGGCTCCACCCCCAGACGCAGCAACATTTCGCGCACCAGCACGCTGCGGTGCGCTTCGGTTTGAGTCCTGTGCACGCTGGTGATGTTCGTACTGTGCTTACGGTAGGTGCCAAGCACTTGGGGCAGGTTGGCCAGAGAATGGTGATCCGCGATATGCACCCAGTCCGCATAATCGTGCGCGTGGCCATAGCGCGTATCCGACGGGAAAGCGCGCAGCACGGCGGCGCGCGCCATCACCGTCGGCCTGTGCAGAGCGCAGCGAAACAGCAATTCGCTGCGCACCCGTTGCGGCTTGAGCGGGTTGTATACCGGCCGCTTGGGGGCCCCGGTGACGCGGTCCAGCGGCACGTAGGCGGTGCCCACGACTGCCACTTCCGGATTCCGGTCAAGATAGTCCACCTGCTGCGCCAGCCGCTGGGGGTGCATCAACTCATCGCTGTCCATGATCGCGATGAGGTCTGCGGCTGCCGCCTCGACGCCGCGGTTGTGGCTGGCCGCGACTCCGGCATTCACGGCATTGCGCAGCAAATGCACGCGCGCGTCACCCAGCCCACCGACGACGCCGGCAATGTCCTGCGTCGAAGCATCGTCCACCACAACGACTTCAAAATCGCGCCAACTCTGCGCAAGGACTGAAGTTAGCGCCTGGTGCAGCAACTGCGGGCCGTTGTAGACCGGAATAACAACACTGACACGGGGCGTCCGCTGCTGCGGTGGCGACATTTCAGTCATTTGACGACCGCCAGAACGGGATGACCCGCATCAGCCATGAAGTCGACCGGTGCGACGCGGATCAATCCCCGACCACAATACGGGCAATTTCCGGACTCGGGAACATCAGTTCCAGCCAGTTGTCGGCCAGCGGCTGGATGACTTCCACGAACAAACCGGCCAGCGGCTTGCCGCCGTCGAAATAGGCAAAGTTCATCAGACCCGGGATGCTGGCCGACTGGCCGACCACGATGCCGCGCGGAGCGAGCGTTGCGGCGGCGCGCTCGAAGTCCTGCGGCGGAGCCAGGCTGACCATGATGTGATGCACGCACTCGCCGCGCCGATCCAGGGCGTCGCGGTAAACCGTGGGTCCGGTCAGCGGCTCGACCAGTTCGAAGCAGGCGCCGTCCCGGCGACCGATAGCCAGGCGCGCCGTATGCTCGACCTGTTCGCCGTAGTACTCGCAGCCGGGCATCTGCGAGCTGTCGATGCCGATATCCACCCAGGCTTCGACGCCCAGCAGCTCGCGAAAACGCGCCTTGGCGGCGTCCAGGTCGCGCACCATCATCGATACTTGGTAAAGCTTTTGCACCGGCAGAACGGCTTCGCCCGGCAGGTGCAGCGCCTCGCCGTACGGGGCCAGTGCCGGTGCGTCTGCGAATACCAGGGTCAGGCCGCCCAGCGCCTCGCGGCTGGCCAGCAGGCGGCGCTGGCCGCCGTTTTCGGAATGCTGCGCGCTGGTGGCGATGCCGGCTTGCGTCTGCGCCGCTTCGAGTGCCGGCCAGCCGGCCGCCGGCACCACCACATGGCTTGGCCCCTCACCGCAGGCTGCCAGCAGCTCCGCCCACGGACCAGACCTGGGCTCGATCAATTCGAACCCGACGCCGTTGGCGGAACCGGTCGCTTGCCGGTGAGCAAACTCGCGTCCGTCCGTGGTCTGGCCGGCGCACTCGGCGATTCGCCAATCGTTGATGCCAAAAAAGCGGGCGTATTCGGCCGCGGCGGCGCGGCAATCGCGGGTCAGCACGCCGACTCGGGCAATCGCGGTAACCGGTAGCGACATGGTGGCCTCCTCAGGCATTTGATCCGCGGGCAACGATGGCCGCGGCACAGGGATGTGCCGCCATTTGCGGCCCCTGGGCTGCAAATGAAGGAAACCGAAAATCACATTTTTCGGTTTCCGTGGGTCCGGGAAGTCCAGGATGGACTTATCCGGACCATCAATCAGAGATTCGGCGGTATGAACAGCATCGCGATCATCATCATGATGCCGATCGGCACGCCAACCATGAATGAATACCCGGCGAAACGGCCGAAACGGACGCCCGTGATGGCGACGATCGGTATCGCCATGTACGGGTGGATCAGATTGGTCAGCGAGCCACCGTGCATGTAGGCGATCAGCGTGGTGGTCACGGACACGCCCAGCTCCCGAGCCGCGGGAATGATGTACGGCGCCTCAATGATCCATTTCGACCCGGCCGACGGCACGAAAAAGTCCATGATGCCGGAGTAGATGTAAACCACCAACGGGAACATTTCCTGGTTGGAAAAGCGCACGAACAGACCGCTTAGCCAGTGGCCAAGATCGGTGCCTACCATCAGGCCAAAGATGCCGCCATAAAACGGGAACTGCAACACGACCCCGTAGGCCGAATCCAGGCCCCGGCGCACCGCCTGCACGAACGACAGCGGATTGCCATGCAGCAGCAGCGCCAGGCCCAAAAACACGGCGTTGTAGGCATTGATATTCCAGGCCCGGGCAAAGCCCTGGGTCTGCATGTTGTAGCCCAAGGTGAACAGGATCATGCCGCCGGCCAGATAACACCACACAGCGCGGTTCTCCAGCCAACTGGCCGGCGTTGCGCGCTCGGCCTCGATGCTCGGCGGCTGCGGCAGGATGGCGTCCAGGCGCGCGGCATCCAGCGTCACCACCGGCGTCTTGCCGCGCGGATGCAGCGCGCAGATGGCCGCGATGCTGACCACTGACAGCAGCACCAGCAACATCAGGTTGTAGTGTGCGAACACGGTCTCGGTGACCGGGTACAGGCGATCGACGATGGGACTGCCGCTCGCCGGTTTGATCATGGGGTTGTCGGCAGTGGCCATGATCAGCGCCGCCGAGCCCGACAAGGCGGCGTTGGTGACGGTACCGACACCCATGAACGCCGCGGCGCACAACACACGGATGTCGGTTTTCGGATTGCGCCGCGCCACGAACGGGATCAGCAGCGCACTGACCACGAAACACAGTGCCCAGTTCAGCAGGCCGGTTACCGTGGTCGTGACCGCCAGCAGCAGCACCGCCTGCACCGGCTTGTCGGGATTGGGAATGCGCGCCAGGCGGTCGAACATCCAGAAGCCCGGCCGCGACATGACACAGGCATAGGCCGCAAACACCGAGATCGAGAACTGCATGGTGATCTGCAGCAGGCCCCACATGCCGTTGCCCCAGGCCGTTACCGCGTGCAGCGGCTCCACGCCGGCCCCGAACACACCCAGCGCCAGCGCGATGGCAGTCAGCACCATGCACACCACCCAGGCGTCCGGAATGTAGCGCTCGGCCACGCCCGAGGCGGCGTTCCCCGCCCGGCTGAAGGCTTCCAGCAATGCCATGCATTTCTCCTGTATTTGAAGCGCTGAATAAATCCATCCTGGATTTCTCAGCGCGCGCTGCGCCCGGTGCCGGGCGCAGCTACGCCGAATGCTCCAGCGTTTCCCAGATCACGCGCCTGTCAGGTCGGGATTTTCTTTTGCAGCCGGGCGCTGAATTTCTCGGCGTCGATCACGAACCGCTCGTGGGTGCCTTCGGTGATCGTGTCCACGCCGTCATGGGCACTGACGGTAAATTTCAGCCGCTTGCCGTCGACCTCGTCCAGGCGCGCCTGCACCGTCACCGTAAGACCTGGCGGCGTGGCCGCCAGGTGCGAGACGTTGATGTGGGTACCGACGCTCTGCTCGGCCGGCCAGTCCAGATGCGGCTTGATGGCGTCGATGCAGGCCCACTCCAGCAAGGCCACCATGTAGCCGGTGGCAAACACCCGCGGCATGGCCTGGAAATCGGGCGCTTCCGGATAGATGCTGGGCACGGTCTTGGCATCGGTGACGACGAACTGGAACTCGTGCATCAGGCCGGGTTTCAGACTCTCTTTCATGGTATTGGGTCCGGTCCGATTTTGTAGCTTGGGTCAGGCGCAGCCGTAACCCAACGATCTACGGGTCAAAGGGTGCCGTCTGTCGGGTTACGCCACCTCGCGCCTAACCCAACCTACGATTGTTGTTTCTATTGCCAACTTGAACTAATCGCCAAAACGCGCCAGCGCGTCGATCAGCGTGGTCGGCGTACCGACCGGCGGGACCACTATGGGATTAAGGTCCAGTTCCTTGAGGCTGTCGCGGTGGTCGTAGGCGAACTGCGACAAGCCCACCAGGGTGGCAACCAGGGAAGTGGTGTCCAACGCCGGCTTGCCGCGGTAGCCGTCAAGAATCTTGCGCACGCCGATACGGTCGATCATTACCTCGGCCTGCGCCGGCGTAATGGGGCACAGTGCATGGGCATGCTTGTCGAACAGCTCGGCCAGTATGCCGCCGGCACCCAGGGTCAGCACTGGCCCGGCCACATGATCGGCAACCACCCCGGCCAGCAGTTCCAGGCTGTCCGACAAGTCCATCATCGGCTGGGCAATGATCGACCACGTGGCCAGCTTCTGCTTTTTGGCAATGGCGGTCAGCGTCTTGACCGCCGCCGCGCACGCCTCGGCGTCCGCGATACCGATCTTGACCGCGCCGTACTCGGTCTTGTGCGGCAGGGCTGGTGATTCGAGCTTCACC contains the following coding sequences:
- a CDS encoding glycosyltransferase family 2 protein — its product is MTEMSPPQQRTPRVSVVIPVYNGPQLLHQALTSVLAQSWRDFEVVVVDDASTQDIAGVVGGLGDARVHLLRNAVNAGVAASHNRGVEAAAADLIAIMDSDELMHPQRLAQQVDYLDRNPEVAVVGTAYVPLDRVTGAPKRPVYNPLKPQRVRSELLFRCALHRPTVMARAAVLRAFPSDTRYGHAHDYADWVHIADHHSLANLPQVLGTYRKHSTNITSVHRTQTEAHRSVLVREMLLRLGVEPSDEDLRKHIALAAKVYDGERLYADADYLEWASRWLSRLLAANRDASVYPQDALQQTAASVWLALCLRARRRIGPTAVARWAAKGPAGGMLRAAGELLKRQGSRRNWLRVGW
- a CDS encoding VOC family protein, whose amino-acid sequence is MSLPVTAIARVGVLTRDCRAAAAEYARFFGINDWRIAECAGQTTDGREFAHRQATGSANGVGFELIEPRSGPWAELLAACGEGPSHVVVPAAGWPALEAAQTQAGIATSAQHSENGGQRRLLASREALGGLTLVFADAPALAPYGEALHLPGEAVLPVQKLYQVSMMVRDLDAAKARFRELLGVEAWVDIGIDSSQMPGCEYYGEQVEHTARLAIGRRDGACFELVEPLTGPTVYRDALDRRGECVHHIMVSLAPPQDFERAAATLAPRGIVVGQSASIPGLMNFAYFDGGKPLAGLFVEVIQPLADNWLELMFPSPEIARIVVGD
- a CDS encoding short-chain fatty acid transporter, translated to MALLEAFSRAGNAASGVAERYIPDAWVVCMVLTAIALALGVFGAGVEPLHAVTAWGNGMWGLLQITMQFSISVFAAYACVMSRPGFWMFDRLARIPNPDKPVQAVLLLAVTTTVTGLLNWALCFVVSALLIPFVARRNPKTDIRVLCAAAFMGVGTVTNAALSGSAALIMATADNPMIKPASGSPIVDRLYPVTETVFAHYNLMLLVLLSVVSIAAICALHPRGKTPVVTLDAARLDAILPQPPSIEAERATPASWLENRAVWCYLAGGMILFTLGYNMQTQGFARAWNINAYNAVFLGLALLLHGNPLSFVQAVRRGLDSAYGVVLQFPFYGGIFGLMVGTDLGHWLSGLFVRFSNQEMFPLVVYIYSGIMDFFVPSAGSKWIIEAPYIIPAARELGVSVTTTLIAYMHGGSLTNLIHPYMAIPIVAITGVRFGRFAGYSFMVGVPIGIMMMIAMLFIPPNL
- a CDS encoding thioesterase family protein — protein: MKESLKPGLMHEFQFVVTDAKTVPSIYPEAPDFQAMPRVFATGYMVALLEWACIDAIKPHLDWPAEQSVGTHINVSHLAATPPGLTVTVQARLDEVDGKRLKFTVSAHDGVDTITEGTHERFVIDAEKFSARLQKKIPT